A region of Oceanispirochaeta sp. M1 DNA encodes the following proteins:
- a CDS encoding site-specific tyrosine recombinase — MTGQDLSRQFQVYLTVELRMSPNTVEAYLREVLKLEEFLTRTGRSWQDLDAPLLENYLMAFRQEDQDLSPRTLSRILSSLRSMMEFLILSGYRSDNPLQGIDMPRISQSLPEVMTLEEVESFLEAIPLDTLLGQRDRTLFELIYSCGLRVSEAVDLEMNHLYPEEGMVQVFGKGQKERWVPLGPVAEHWLSIYLHDIRPRLVRPAYMTNSVFLNNRGKGLSRKGMWKNFKTIAEHAGVSGKIHTLRHSFATHLLQGGADLRSVQEMLGHSDISTTQIYTHLNRDDLQHAHESFHPRGKA; from the coding sequence ATGACGGGACAGGATTTATCCAGACAGTTTCAAGTTTATCTCACTGTTGAACTCCGTATGTCTCCCAATACGGTTGAAGCATACCTCCGAGAGGTGCTGAAACTGGAGGAATTTCTGACCCGTACCGGAAGAAGCTGGCAGGATCTTGATGCGCCGCTTCTTGAAAATTACCTGATGGCTTTCCGTCAGGAGGATCAGGACCTGAGCCCGAGGACTCTTTCAAGAATACTCAGCAGCTTACGTTCTATGATGGAATTCCTGATCCTCAGCGGATACCGCTCCGACAACCCTCTACAGGGTATCGATATGCCCCGAATCAGTCAGTCTCTGCCCGAGGTAATGACTCTTGAGGAAGTTGAATCTTTTCTGGAAGCCATTCCTCTTGATACACTCCTCGGTCAGAGAGACCGGACCCTTTTTGAACTGATTTACAGCTGCGGTCTGAGAGTCTCAGAGGCTGTGGATCTTGAAATGAATCATCTGTACCCTGAAGAGGGGATGGTTCAGGTTTTCGGCAAGGGACAGAAGGAACGATGGGTTCCCCTGGGGCCTGTTGCTGAACACTGGCTCAGTATCTATCTTCATGATATCCGCCCCCGGCTTGTCCGCCCCGCATATATGACCAACTCTGTATTTCTGAATAACAGGGGAAAGGGGCTGTCCAGAAAGGGTATGTGGAAAAATTTTAAAACCATAGCCGAACATGCAGGTGTAAGTGGTAAAATTCATACTCTGAGACACTCTTTTGCTACCCATCTTCTTCAGGGTGGAGCCGATCTCCGTTCTGTACAGGAAATGCTGGGACATTCGGATATCAGTACAACTCAGATCTATACACACCTCAACCGTGATGACCTGCAGCATGCTCATGAATCTTTTCATCCCAGGGGGAAGGCATGA
- the ftsZ gene encoding cell division protein FtsZ has protein sequence MELEIMEETLGNKTVIKVIGAGGGGSNAVNRMISCGVKGVEFIATNTDLQALDKSLAPIKLPLGTKLTGGLGAGGNPEIGAQAAEEDKETLKNVLKGADMIFITVGMGGGTGTGSAPVIARLARELGALTVAVVTKPFGFEQRRKMVLAEEGIDKLYKEVDTLITIPNENLMKIVEKNTPIREAFLMADDVLRMGVQGISDLITQHGDINIDFADVKAVMHGQGEALMGIGSGRGDNRAIDAATSAINNPLLEDASIDGARGLLVNVAGGNSLALSEYKEVMDIIAENIDPEATVIPGTTIDETMDDEIKVTVIATGFRSRREEANLPKEEEVIPEVPGNNDEILPYDKWKSFYDDKPGESHSSPFQSLVGAGPSESDLYVPTYLRNRKAGS, from the coding sequence ATGGAACTTGAAATTATGGAAGAAACTTTAGGTAACAAGACAGTTATCAAAGTAATAGGTGCAGGCGGCGGCGGCAGCAATGCTGTGAATAGAATGATCTCTTGTGGAGTGAAGGGTGTTGAGTTTATTGCAACCAATACCGATCTGCAGGCTCTGGACAAATCACTGGCTCCGATTAAACTTCCTCTGGGCACAAAGCTCACAGGTGGACTCGGAGCAGGCGGAAATCCTGAGATTGGAGCTCAGGCTGCCGAAGAAGATAAGGAAACCCTGAAGAATGTGCTCAAAGGGGCAGATATGATCTTTATTACTGTCGGAATGGGTGGGGGGACAGGTACAGGATCGGCTCCTGTAATTGCCAGACTGGCAAGAGAACTTGGAGCTTTGACTGTTGCTGTTGTAACAAAGCCCTTCGGTTTTGAGCAGAGACGGAAGATGGTTCTTGCAGAAGAAGGAATTGATAAGTTGTATAAGGAAGTAGATACTCTTATCACCATCCCCAACGAAAACCTTATGAAAATAGTTGAGAAGAATACTCCCATACGGGAAGCCTTCCTTATGGCAGATGATGTCCTGCGAATGGGTGTCCAGGGTATTTCAGATCTGATTACCCAGCATGGTGATATAAATATCGACTTTGCCGATGTGAAAGCCGTAATGCACGGACAGGGTGAGGCCCTCATGGGGATCGGTTCAGGCCGTGGTGATAACAGAGCCATTGATGCCGCAACCAGTGCTATCAATAATCCTCTTCTGGAAGATGCCAGCATAGACGGAGCCAGAGGACTTCTGGTCAACGTAGCCGGTGGTAACAGCCTTGCCCTCTCGGAGTATAAAGAGGTTATGGATATCATTGCCGAAAATATCGACCCTGAGGCTACTGTGATTCCCGGTACAACCATTGATGAAACAATGGATGACGAAATTAAGGTTACCGTAATTGCTACAGGATTCAGAAGCCGAAGAGAAGAGGCCAATCTTCCTAAGGAAGAAGAGGTTATCCCCGAAGTACCCGGAAATAACGATGAAATCCTTCCCTATGACAAATGGAAGAGCTTTTATGATGATAAACCCGGTGAATCCCATAGCAGTCCTTTTCAGAGTCTTGTAGGAGCAGGGCCCAGTGAATCGGATCTATACGTACCTACATACCTTAGAAACAGGAAGGCTGGGAGCTGA
- a CDS encoding cell division protein FtsQ/DivIB, producing MVPEVGVTPLFTKIRKLLFISIAVLAVLLVFQLLTRFIVLPRMEIAQILLESTLNLSDAELLALGGITGSENYISLNPKEIEARYESSPLIRKAFVEKQFPSTLKLVLYGRSALGLMMVERNGVDNPLVFDEYGVLYHSADTSPYRNLPVLSGLELDKESLSVLPEALNPFLSDLKTLQIDSPKLFGQISEIEIKRIEGALYEVHLYTSAYRLPVVLSSGLTDGIMKKILLVLDSLNEADRIKDFEYADFRADQVVLKTREGN from the coding sequence GTGGTGCCTGAAGTAGGTGTAACTCCTTTGTTTACAAAAATAAGAAAACTCCTGTTTATCTCTATTGCAGTGCTTGCAGTCCTCCTTGTATTTCAGCTGCTTACCCGGTTTATTGTTCTTCCCAGAATGGAAATTGCACAGATCCTTCTGGAAAGTACACTTAATCTCAGTGATGCAGAGCTTCTGGCTCTGGGTGGAATAACAGGTTCAGAAAATTATATTTCTCTGAATCCTAAAGAGATAGAAGCCCGTTATGAGAGTTCACCCCTGATCAGGAAAGCTTTTGTGGAAAAACAGTTCCCTTCCACTTTAAAACTTGTCCTTTACGGAAGATCAGCACTGGGGCTTATGATGGTTGAGAGGAATGGAGTTGATAATCCTCTGGTTTTTGATGAGTATGGTGTTCTTTATCATTCAGCGGATACTTCTCCCTACAGGAATCTTCCTGTTCTTTCGGGTTTAGAGCTGGATAAAGAGAGCCTTTCAGTTCTGCCGGAAGCACTGAATCCGTTTTTGAGTGATTTAAAGACCCTTCAAATAGATTCTCCCAAGCTTTTCGGTCAGATTTCAGAGATTGAAATCAAGAGAATAGAGGGTGCTCTCTATGAGGTTCATCTATATACAAGTGCCTATAGACTGCCTGTTGTCCTTTCATCAGGACTTACAGACGGTATTATGAAAAAGATACTTCTGGTTCTGGACTCTTTGAATGAAGCAGACCGCATAAAGGATTTTGAATATGCAGATTTCAGAGCCGATCAGGTAGTTCTGAAAACAAGGGAGGGCAATTAG
- the ftsW gene encoding putative lipid II flippase FtsW — translation MRRFEADRMVNRMSDSGLLAIMVLLTGTGVSALFSASYHFGSVAAGNPFFFFNRQIIWIIIGTFFSLILSRVPLDLIRKLTIPFVIFTLVLNALTYVPGIGSTAGGAQRWIEIAGNSFQPSELVRVALVLYVAHILEKKKDCMDDFVNSILPVLIMSVLMACIVYFQNDFSSAIYVFLLAIIMLFLAGISWTYITIGSLTIVVLAVPMILAKPYRLERISSWLSPMADPSGAGYQLLKSKMALQNGSFLGRGLGQGQIKLGGLPAAHSDFVFAVVGEETGFVGVVFILLLFLVFALKGYSVALNSSSCYVRLAAFGLTSSVYFQVLINVAVVCGALPATGIPLPLFSAGGTSTLVTLGIFGLLINFSRFKAKDREVLCGA, via the coding sequence ATGAGACGGTTCGAAGCTGACCGTATGGTTAACAGAATGAGTGACTCAGGCCTGCTGGCTATTATGGTTCTTCTTACGGGAACCGGTGTGAGCGCTCTCTTCTCAGCTTCTTATCACTTCGGCAGTGTAGCTGCAGGAAATCCATTTTTCTTTTTCAACCGTCAGATTATATGGATCATTATCGGTACCTTTTTCAGTTTAATTCTGAGCCGTGTACCACTGGATCTGATCCGTAAGCTGACAATACCCTTTGTTATTTTTACTTTAGTATTGAATGCTCTTACCTATGTCCCGGGAATCGGCAGTACCGCAGGCGGTGCTCAGCGATGGATAGAAATCGCCGGTAACTCTTTTCAACCAAGTGAATTAGTTCGTGTTGCTCTTGTTTTGTATGTCGCTCATATTCTTGAAAAAAAGAAAGACTGTATGGATGATTTTGTCAATTCCATCCTCCCTGTTCTGATTATGTCTGTTCTGATGGCCTGTATTGTTTATTTTCAGAATGATTTCTCTTCGGCAATATATGTATTCCTCCTGGCTATTATCATGCTGTTTCTGGCCGGTATCAGCTGGACATACATCACTATCGGTTCTTTGACTATTGTGGTTCTGGCTGTACCCATGATTCTTGCAAAACCCTATCGTCTGGAACGTATCAGTTCATGGCTCAGTCCTATGGCGGATCCTTCGGGTGCCGGCTACCAGCTTCTCAAGTCAAAGATGGCTCTTCAGAACGGCAGTTTTCTGGGGCGTGGACTGGGACAGGGACAGATTAAGCTGGGAGGTCTGCCTGCAGCCCATTCAGATTTCGTATTTGCCGTTGTAGGTGAAGAAACAGGCTTTGTGGGTGTTGTATTTATTTTGCTTCTGTTCCTGGTTTTTGCGTTGAAAGGTTATTCTGTTGCTCTTAACAGCTCCAGCTGTTATGTCAGACTTGCTGCCTTCGGACTGACCTCATCGGTTTATTTTCAGGTTCTTATCAATGTAGCTGTAGTCTGCGGAGCTCTTCCTGCGACCGGAATCCCTCTGCCCCTCTTTTCGGCGGGCGGAACTTCAACTCTGGTAACACTGGGAATCTTCGGACTTCTGATAAATTTTTCCAGATTCAAGGCAAAAGACAGGGAGGTCCTCTGTGGTGCCTGA
- the ftsA gene encoding cell division protein FtsA gives MPERDIVVGLDIGTSRVSALIAEYNEEGELCFAGAGSVASQGLRKGVVVNIEAAQQAIAKAIEAAEQEAGRTVHDVYTAVTSGNVEGLNSRGVVAVSGKGREVTQQDIRRVIEAAQAIAVPMDREILHVVAQHYMVDDKVGIRNPIDMIGVRLEADVHIVTGSIAATQNVIKCANRSGYKVNEISLESLVGSQAVLSEDEKELGVLYLDIGGGTSDAIVYLEGTPHFSGSLPVAGEQVTTDLSIVLEQSMEQAEMIKLSQAKCWEPLVDSSQEVLLPGIGGRPPRSIPELDVCRITQSRMAEILLLIRKQLQQKGYMNRLGGGIVLAGGGALLPGVGELASDIFQRPVRIALPSGMKNLPNDYRGPEWTTVIGLVMAAHEADESMETEIPVGGQAWTRLKEWFSNFI, from the coding sequence TTGCCGGAAAGAGATATAGTCGTTGGACTGGACATCGGAACAAGCCGCGTATCAGCTCTTATCGCTGAATACAATGAAGAGGGAGAACTCTGCTTTGCAGGAGCCGGTTCTGTTGCTTCTCAGGGACTGAGAAAAGGTGTTGTCGTAAATATCGAAGCAGCTCAGCAGGCCATTGCTAAAGCCATTGAAGCTGCCGAGCAGGAAGCAGGACGTACGGTGCACGATGTGTATACAGCAGTCACAAGCGGTAATGTAGAAGGCCTTAACTCTCGTGGTGTTGTTGCTGTCAGCGGGAAGGGGCGTGAAGTAACCCAGCAGGATATCCGCCGTGTTATTGAAGCAGCTCAGGCCATTGCTGTCCCCATGGATCGTGAAATCCTTCATGTGGTAGCTCAACATTATATGGTGGATGACAAAGTGGGAATCAGAAATCCCATAGATATGATCGGAGTCCGTCTGGAAGCTGATGTTCACATTGTGACCGGCAGTATCGCCGCTACACAGAATGTAATAAAATGTGCTAACAGAAGTGGTTATAAGGTGAATGAAATATCACTGGAATCCCTTGTGGGGTCTCAGGCTGTTTTATCGGAGGATGAGAAGGAACTGGGTGTCCTGTATCTGGATATAGGCGGTGGAACAAGTGATGCCATTGTATATCTTGAAGGTACTCCCCATTTTTCCGGTTCACTTCCAGTTGCCGGAGAGCAGGTGACTACAGATCTGTCCATTGTACTTGAACAGTCCATGGAACAGGCCGAAATGATCAAGCTCTCTCAGGCAAAGTGCTGGGAACCTCTGGTGGACAGTTCTCAGGAAGTTCTGCTTCCCGGGATAGGCGGACGTCCTCCCCGGAGTATTCCCGAGTTGGATGTGTGCCGTATCACTCAGTCCAGAATGGCAGAAATTTTACTTCTTATTCGCAAACAGCTGCAGCAGAAGGGATATATGAATCGGCTGGGCGGTGGAATAGTACTGGCAGGGGGGGGTGCTCTTTTACCTGGTGTCGGTGAACTGGCATCTGATATATTCCAGAGACCCGTACGCATCGCTCTTCCTTCGGGAATGAAGAATCTGCCAAATGATTACCGTGGACCGGAATGGACCACCGTAATAGGCCTGGTGATGGCAGCTCATGAGGCTGATGAAAGTATGGAGACTGAAATTCCCGTAGGCGGGCAGGCATGGACCAGACTGAAGGAATGGTTTTCGAACTTTATATAA
- the mraY gene encoding phospho-N-acetylmuramoyl-pentapeptide-transferase — protein MFEAIFYPLVKYFSFFNIFKYISFRSAYAAVTALLISFMFGPRVIRMLTQLKLGQEVRNDGPETHLSKAGTPTMGGVLIVLSVTFSVIMWQDLSEFYTWVTLIALIGFGILGFLDDYLKISRKSSEGLRSGLKLWGQLIVSTIIMVILYIYKNDHTTLLYLPFFKNPVLDMGMLYIPFGVFMLVGFSNAVNLTDGLDGLATGLMIIALIAFTVIAYLSGHAVFSDYLQIPFLKGSGELTVVTFAMLGACIGFLWFNCHPSELMMGDTGSLSMGGFIATLALILKKEILLVIIGGVFVIETVSVMIQVYSFKKTGKRVFKMAPLHHHFELSGWAESKVVTRFWILGGMFAILGLSTLKIQ, from the coding sequence ATGTTTGAAGCGATATTTTATCCGCTTGTTAAGTATTTTTCTTTTTTCAATATATTCAAGTATATAAGCTTTCGCTCGGCTTATGCCGCAGTGACAGCACTCCTCATTTCATTTATGTTCGGTCCGAGAGTAATCCGGATGCTTACTCAGTTGAAATTAGGACAGGAAGTAAGAAATGACGGACCTGAGACTCATCTTTCCAAGGCGGGAACACCCACCATGGGTGGAGTCCTTATTGTTCTCTCTGTTACATTCTCTGTCATTATGTGGCAGGACTTGAGTGAATTTTACACCTGGGTAACATTAATTGCTCTTATTGGTTTCGGAATTCTCGGTTTTCTCGATGATTACCTTAAAATCTCAAGAAAAAGTTCTGAAGGGCTGCGCTCAGGTCTTAAACTCTGGGGTCAGCTGATTGTTTCCACGATTATCATGGTTATCCTCTATATTTATAAGAATGACCACACAACTCTGCTGTACCTTCCTTTCTTCAAGAATCCTGTACTTGATATGGGAATGCTCTATATTCCTTTCGGTGTTTTTATGCTGGTGGGTTTTTCCAATGCAGTGAATCTTACCGACGGTCTTGACGGCCTGGCTACAGGGCTTATGATTATTGCTTTAATTGCTTTTACTGTAATAGCTTATCTTTCAGGTCATGCCGTGTTCTCAGACTATCTGCAGATCCCTTTTTTAAAGGGTTCCGGTGAACTGACAGTTGTCACGTTTGCCATGCTGGGGGCCTGTATAGGTTTTTTGTGGTTCAACTGCCACCCCTCTGAACTCATGATGGGTGATACGGGCAGCCTCTCAATGGGCGGCTTTATAGCCACCTTGGCACTGATCCTTAAAAAAGAAATTCTACTTGTCATCATCGGCGGTGTTTTTGTAATTGAAACAGTCTCTGTGATGATCCAGGTTTATTCGTTCAAAAAAACAGGGAAGAGGGTCTTTAAGATGGCCCCTCTTCATCACCATTTCGAGCTATCCGGATGGGCGGAAAGCAAGGTTGTGACACGGTTCTGGATTCTGGGCGGCATGTTTGCCATCCTGGGACTGTCTACACTGAAGATTCAGTAG
- the rsmH gene encoding 16S rRNA (cytosine(1402)-N(4))-methyltransferase RsmH: protein MAKKEFVHFSIMKDEVCSFLAPSESGQLFVDCTMGEGGHSFEFLSRFPDIRLIGLDADPVIQQKAKKRLASFGDRVQFINTYFDEYFEDQIGLDKPDRILLDLGISMFHYEESGRGFTFAKDEPLDMRLNTDNPLSAEVLVNEYDEKELADLIYKYGEERYSRRIAQAIVRERAVEPIKSASQLANIVAHSVPAAYRHGRIHAATRTFQAIRIVVNNELGRLHSVLRGAVKSLKPGGVIAVITFHSLEDRIVKHFFRDLNRDCICPSEQPRCSCGGARVVDMVTRKPVVPTAEEISINPASRSSKLRVARRISDFWRESDV, encoded by the coding sequence ATGGCAAAAAAAGAATTTGTACATTTTTCAATAATGAAAGACGAAGTCTGTTCGTTTCTCGCACCCAGTGAGTCGGGCCAGCTTTTTGTGGACTGCACAATGGGTGAGGGTGGTCACTCTTTTGAGTTTCTGAGCCGTTTTCCTGATATCCGCCTGATAGGACTGGATGCAGATCCTGTAATACAGCAGAAAGCCAAAAAACGCCTGGCCTCCTTCGGGGATCGGGTTCAGTTTATTAATACATATTTTGATGAATACTTTGAAGATCAGATCGGTCTTGATAAGCCTGACAGAATTCTCCTGGATCTTGGTATCTCCATGTTTCATTACGAGGAGAGTGGTAGAGGATTCACATTCGCCAAGGATGAACCTCTTGATATGAGACTCAATACGGATAATCCTCTCTCTGCAGAGGTTCTGGTTAATGAATATGATGAGAAGGAACTGGCTGATCTTATTTATAAATACGGAGAAGAGCGCTATTCCAGAAGAATCGCTCAGGCCATAGTTCGTGAAAGAGCCGTAGAGCCTATTAAATCAGCTTCTCAGCTGGCAAATATAGTTGCTCACTCGGTTCCTGCAGCCTATAGGCATGGACGCATACACGCCGCCACCAGAACCTTTCAGGCTATCCGCATTGTCGTGAATAATGAACTGGGACGTCTTCACTCTGTTCTCAGGGGTGCGGTAAAGTCTCTTAAACCCGGCGGCGTGATTGCCGTTATTACTTTTCACTCTCTGGAAGACCGGATAGTGAAACACTTTTTCAGAGATTTAAACCGGGACTGTATCTGTCCTTCCGAACAGCCCCGCTGCAGCTGCGGCGGAGCCAGAGTGGTTGATATGGTCACCCGTAAGCCCGTAGTGCCTACAGCAGAAGAAATCTCTATAAATCCTGCCTCCCGCAGCTCCAAGCTGAGGGTGGCCCGCAGAATTTCGGATTTCTGGAGAGAATCTGATGTATAG
- the murF gene encoding UDP-N-acetylmuramoyl-tripeptide--D-alanyl-D-alanine ligase: MTSPFGVTKLLKLSEGFFLGDRNKWREPHYICIDSRDARPDTLFVPLKGERTDGHLHIKSAIEGGSTAVLVEKVWAENHTATLQDWASAYDVLFFPVDDTLKHMQILASRHRQLFKDLKVVGVTGSNGKTTTKEMIASILETMGSTYKNPGNLNSEIGLPLTVLRMNKQYEYAVLEMGINHIGEMDILVDIARPDTAVITNVGTAHIGYLGSQRRIAEEKRKIFSLQDSSGKAFIYENESFADVLFENAQGETLRFGVKSIPELLEVIDLGLEGQKLVFTDCTVTLALPGIHNLNNALAATAVCRSLGADWNHIRIGLGKLSAVFGRSEILKGKVDIIQDCYNANPDSVMAAVRMLVDLPSGGRRLLVLGDMLELGEESHTSHSNLGRALTDSSVDEVFFFGPEMKAAAREYGLSGKNAFCTDDYRILEQQVLGTVEPGDLLLLKGSRGMELERLTAPLLKGMSSESVLKS, encoded by the coding sequence GTGACCTCACCTTTCGGTGTCACAAAACTGCTTAAGCTTTCCGAGGGCTTTTTCCTGGGAGACAGAAATAAGTGGCGGGAACCACATTATATCTGCATAGACTCAAGAGATGCTCGTCCTGATACTCTATTTGTTCCACTGAAAGGGGAACGGACTGACGGTCATCTTCATATCAAATCTGCAATAGAGGGCGGCAGTACTGCTGTTCTGGTTGAAAAGGTCTGGGCTGAAAATCATACAGCAACACTCCAGGACTGGGCTTCTGCTTATGATGTTCTGTTTTTTCCTGTAGATGATACTCTGAAGCATATGCAGATCCTGGCCTCCCGACATAGGCAGCTTTTTAAGGATCTGAAGGTTGTAGGAGTCACCGGTAGTAATGGGAAAACTACTACAAAGGAGATGATCGCCTCTATTCTTGAGACAATGGGAAGCACCTATAAGAATCCGGGAAATCTGAATTCCGAAATTGGACTTCCTCTTACGGTGCTCAGAATGAACAAGCAGTACGAATATGCCGTTTTAGAGATGGGGATCAATCATATAGGTGAAATGGATATTCTTGTTGATATCGCCCGTCCCGATACGGCTGTTATAACAAATGTGGGAACAGCACATATAGGGTATCTGGGAAGTCAGAGACGCATTGCCGAAGAAAAGAGAAAGATTTTTTCTCTTCAGGATTCCTCCGGGAAGGCTTTTATTTATGAAAATGAGAGCTTTGCTGATGTTTTATTTGAAAATGCTCAGGGTGAAACACTCCGTTTTGGAGTAAAGTCCATACCTGAGCTGCTTGAAGTTATTGATCTGGGCCTGGAAGGGCAGAAACTGGTATTCACCGACTGTACCGTCACTCTCGCTCTTCCCGGGATCCATAATCTAAATAATGCACTGGCTGCAACAGCTGTGTGCAGAAGTCTGGGGGCAGACTGGAATCATATTCGAATAGGTCTGGGGAAACTCTCGGCAGTATTCGGACGCAGCGAAATTCTGAAAGGGAAAGTTGACATTATTCAGGACTGTTATAATGCCAATCCTGATTCTGTCATGGCTGCGGTAAGAATGCTTGTGGATCTCCCAAGCGGCGGAAGACGTCTTCTGGTGCTGGGCGATATGCTTGAACTCGGTGAAGAGAGTCATACTTCACACAGTAATCTCGGCAGAGCGTTAACCGACAGCTCTGTGGACGAGGTGTTTTTCTTCGGCCCCGAAATGAAGGCCGCAGCCCGGGAGTATGGACTGAGTGGAAAGAATGCGTTTTGTACCGACGACTATCGCATTCTGGAACAGCAAGTACTGGGTACTGTGGAGCCTGGAGATCTTCTTCTCCTGAAAGGGTCCCGGGGAATGGAACTGGAAAGATTGACCGCTCCTCTTTTAAAGGGCATGTCAAGTGAGTCTGTTTTGAAGTCCTGA
- a CDS encoding tetratricopeptide repeat protein, giving the protein MIKQIKRTVPAIMTVIVLFSLSSCKPMRNDDLAERVYEIEQTGTVEDPEKIKEIRKDINRWEDELNDAITAGKNTARYYRTLGLKFMDYDMYGPARDSFSRGLEITSSDARMYYYRAVAVSKLAVSRDTAEQTVSELKQAEEDYKRAISLEPRYMPPNYSLAILYIYELERPFEAEPYLEQYLKIERSDGRALLLYGQLLEQMGMSEKAMDQYNLLLSISGFNAEKEQARLYLERVREDAF; this is encoded by the coding sequence ATGATAAAGCAGATTAAAAGAACCGTTCCGGCAATTATGACAGTTATTGTTCTTTTTTCACTCTCTTCCTGTAAACCCATGAGAAATGATGATCTGGCCGAAAGGGTATATGAGATTGAGCAGACAGGAACAGTCGAAGATCCTGAAAAGATCAAGGAAATACGCAAGGATATAAACCGCTGGGAAGATGAGCTGAATGATGCCATCACTGCCGGGAAAAATACAGCCCGTTATTACAGAACTCTGGGGCTGAAGTTTATGGATTATGATATGTACGGTCCAGCAAGAGACAGCTTCTCCAGGGGACTTGAAATTACATCCTCCGATGCCCGGATGTATTATTACCGGGCCGTAGCCGTTTCAAAACTGGCTGTTTCCCGTGATACTGCAGAGCAGACAGTCAGCGAACTTAAACAGGCTGAAGAGGACTACAAGAGAGCCATATCCCTTGAACCCCGTTATATGCCTCCTAATTACAGTCTTGCCATTCTCTATATTTACGAATTAGAGCGTCCTTTTGAAGCAGAACCCTATCTGGAGCAGTATCTCAAGATAGAACGCAGCGACGGCCGGGCATTACTTCTGTACGGTCAGCTTCTGGAGCAGATGGGAATGAGTGAAAAAGCTATGGATCAGTACAATTTACTGCTCTCCATAAGCGGATTCAATGCAGAAAAAGAACAGGCCCGTCTGTACCTGGAACGTGTCAGGGAGGATGCATTTTGA
- the dprA gene encoding DNA-processing protein DprA — MIDRNILFAVNRLASLSLIEKIRLLNSFNTGENFKDLSRFELEWILNRKLRIRKFNIRELLEQGISDLKRTESLGISWCWYGSPSYPSILKNIYDPPFLLFWRGTLPPEAVGALAVVGTRKPALEADRSAFALGLDAARGDIPLISGLAAGIDGSAHKGVVEGGGKTWAVLGTGCDIAYPRQHRKLAAEILNKGGGLISEYIPGTGAARYNFPKRNRIISGLSDSVVIVQAPVRSGALYTADFALDQGRDVYVHESGLYGRKSGGTASLADQGATVIGALKDIYPNLTEAGHSMNESYGLASGSTGDAGRHASTMMSKELKGSLSFYKGRVQY; from the coding sequence TTGATTGATCGTAATATTCTTTTTGCAGTAAACAGGCTAGCCTCACTCAGCCTGATAGAAAAAATCAGACTGCTTAATTCCTTCAATACGGGGGAGAACTTCAAAGATCTGTCCCGCTTTGAACTGGAATGGATTCTTAATAGAAAACTCCGAATACGGAAATTCAATATCCGGGAACTCCTGGAACAGGGGATCTCTGATCTGAAGCGCACGGAATCTCTCGGCATCAGCTGGTGCTGGTACGGTTCTCCTTCCTATCCTTCAATACTGAAGAATATTTATGATCCTCCTTTCCTCCTTTTCTGGAGAGGCACACTTCCACCCGAAGCTGTTGGTGCTCTGGCGGTTGTAGGTACAAGAAAACCTGCACTGGAAGCAGACAGATCTGCCTTTGCTCTTGGCCTGGATGCAGCGCGGGGAGATATTCCCCTTATTTCAGGTTTGGCGGCGGGAATTGATGGCAGTGCACACAAGGGTGTTGTTGAAGGCGGCGGTAAGACCTGGGCAGTCCTGGGAACCGGATGTGATATAGCTTATCCAAGGCAGCACAGGAAACTTGCTGCAGAAATACTGAATAAAGGCGGAGGTCTTATCTCCGAATATATACCCGGCACAGGAGCAGCCCGCTATAATTTTCCAAAACGGAACAGGATTATCAGCGGTTTAAGCGACTCTGTTGTGATTGTACAGGCACCTGTACGATCGGGTGCGTTGTATACTGCGGATTTTGCACTTGATCAGGGCAGAGATGTCTATGTTCATGAAAGCGGACTCTATGGAAGAAAGAGCGGCGGCACTGCGTCTCTGGCAGATCAGGGGGCAACTGTAATCGGGGCCCTCAAAGATATCTATCCAAATCTGACAGAAGCCGGACATTCCATGAATGAGAGTTACGGTCTGGCTTCAGGCAGTACCGGGGATGCCGGTCGTCATGCTTCCACAATGATGAGTAAAGAATTAAAGGGCAGCTTGAGTTTTTACAAAGGGAGGGTTCAGTACTGA